Proteins from a single region of Candidatus Tumulicola sp.:
- the fabF gene encoding beta-ketoacyl-ACP synthase II yields MRFERRVVVTGLGAITPLGNSVSEFWSNVTAGKSGIDTITFFDPSALPTRFAGEVRGFDAAAVIGKKDARRMDRFAQFAFVAANEAVKDSGLVVDDGNRDEIGAIMGSGIGGLTTIEQQHQVMLAQGADRLSPFFIPMLIGNIAPGLISIHLGLRGPTQTAVSACASSNNAIGDAYRTIQMGEANAMICGGSEAPITPLAVAGFCAMRALSTRNDQPQKASRPFDKERDGFVMSEGGGAMVLEELESARKRSAKIYAEIVGYGRSSDAYHMVAPDPDARGVTLAMERALRDANIKPEDVDYINAHATSTDLGDISETSAIHRVFGEKAKKLPVSSNKSMFGHALGAAGALEGICTVLTIRDGIIPPTINYEHVDPACDLDCVPNVARKAEVNIAMSNSFGFGGHDAVLVFKKFV; encoded by the coding sequence ATGCGCTTTGAGAGGCGCGTCGTCGTCACCGGCCTCGGCGCCATCACGCCGCTCGGCAACTCCGTCTCGGAGTTCTGGTCCAACGTAACCGCCGGCAAGAGCGGCATCGATACCATCACGTTCTTCGATCCGTCGGCTCTGCCGACGCGTTTCGCCGGTGAAGTGCGCGGTTTCGACGCCGCGGCCGTCATCGGCAAGAAGGACGCGCGCCGGATGGATCGGTTCGCGCAATTCGCCTTTGTCGCCGCCAATGAGGCCGTGAAGGACTCCGGGCTTGTGGTGGACGACGGCAATCGAGACGAGATCGGCGCTATCATGGGGTCCGGTATCGGCGGCCTCACGACCATCGAGCAGCAGCATCAAGTCATGCTCGCGCAGGGCGCCGACCGCCTCTCACCGTTCTTCATCCCGATGCTCATCGGCAACATCGCGCCGGGCCTCATCTCCATCCACCTCGGCTTGCGCGGCCCCACGCAGACCGCCGTGTCGGCATGCGCCTCGTCGAACAACGCGATCGGCGACGCGTATCGCACGATTCAGATGGGCGAAGCGAACGCGATGATCTGCGGCGGCTCGGAGGCGCCCATCACGCCGCTGGCGGTCGCCGGGTTCTGCGCCATGCGCGCCCTATCGACGCGCAACGACCAGCCGCAAAAGGCCAGCCGCCCCTTTGACAAGGAGCGCGACGGCTTCGTGATGTCCGAAGGCGGCGGAGCCATGGTGCTCGAGGAGCTCGAGTCTGCCCGCAAGCGAAGCGCAAAAATCTATGCCGAGATCGTCGGCTACGGGCGATCGTCGGATGCTTATCATATGGTAGCGCCCGACCCGGACGCGCGCGGCGTGACCCTCGCGATGGAACGAGCGCTGCGCGATGCGAACATCAAGCCCGAAGACGTCGACTACATCAACGCGCACGCGACGTCGACCGACCTCGGCGACATCTCGGAGACGTCTGCGATTCACCGCGTGTTCGGCGAAAAAGCCAAAAAACTGCCGGTCAGCTCGAACAAGTCCATGTTCGGCCACGCCCTGGGGGCGGCGGGAGCGCTGGAGGGCATTTGCACCGTGCTGACCATCCGCGACGGCATCATCCCGCCCACCATCAACTACGAGCACGTCGACCCGGCATGCGATCTGGACTGCGTGCCCAACGTGGCGCGCAAGGCCGAAGTGAACATCGCGATGTCGAATTCGTTCGGTTTCGGCGGCCACGACGCGGTGCTGGTCTTCAAAAAATTTGTCTGA
- the rnc gene encoding ribonuclease III codes for MSDGARRRQALRAFGKRLGLKATAAGECAMLDTALTHDSYVHEKSGRSAGLQSNERLEFLGDAALGLIVGRALHDRFAQESEGRLSRRRAALISRSALAQTAQRVGIGLLLRLGKGESAAHGEQRPSILAAAFEAIVGAVYVTEGFEAAARFVERQHLAHAASVSAADPKTALQELTQERFSKTPSYATSGESGPPHSRVFSATVSIDGDVLGKGSGPTKKQAQTQAAAEALHRLRSS; via the coding sequence TTGTCTGACGGCGCACGCCGGCGCCAAGCGCTCCGGGCCTTCGGCAAACGCTTGGGCTTGAAGGCAACGGCGGCGGGCGAATGCGCCATGCTCGACACCGCGCTGACCCACGATTCCTACGTCCACGAAAAATCGGGCCGAAGCGCCGGCCTTCAATCCAACGAGCGCCTCGAGTTCCTCGGCGATGCGGCTCTGGGCTTGATCGTCGGGCGAGCGCTACACGATCGCTTCGCGCAGGAATCCGAGGGCAGGCTTTCGCGCAGGCGAGCGGCGCTGATCTCGCGGAGCGCGTTGGCGCAGACGGCGCAGCGAGTTGGCATCGGCTTGCTGCTGCGCTTGGGCAAGGGCGAGAGCGCGGCGCACGGCGAGCAGCGCCCGTCCATCCTTGCCGCGGCGTTCGAGGCGATCGTCGGAGCGGTCTACGTGACCGAGGGATTCGAAGCAGCCGCGCGCTTCGTCGAGCGCCAGCATCTCGCGCACGCGGCATCGGTTTCGGCCGCCGACCCGAAGACCGCGCTTCAAGAGCTGACCCAAGAGCGCTTTTCGAAAACGCCTTCGTATGCGACGAGCGGTGAGAGCGGCCCGCCTCACTCGCGAGTGTTTTCGGCGACCGTATCGATCGACGGTGACGTGCTTGGAAAGGGCTCTGGACCCACCAAAAAACAGGCGCAGACCCAGGCGGCTGCCGAAGCCCTGCACAGGCTGCGTTCAAGCTAG